The stretch of DNA gatgacaatACAAAACGAAAATAAGTCACAGAattagaaacgagaatgcatgacaagaagcaaaaatgaataaaaacataaacgtgtctaagcatgaactaaaaaagcaagaaacgaaacagtctcaggaatgtaataaaaattagaaagaaagaggtcctaaggatgggagtaattgatgtcggtggagtatcctagtctatagagtatttaacatgccacaagcaaaccatccctgaacaatgaacatcacttcttagctaatccaatctcttgacagaagctactcaaactcaatcacttccaaacctagctctcgctagagaaacataatcgagcatggcatgaaaaacaagttcattcacgtcaacaaacatcctagacaactaatctcttaggctaggaacgtaagtctctgacactagttggtcagacatttcatcgaacaccttttggatgcggaaatgtctaaaacccagttccaattgatcagagagaaactagtatttctaactctagtccaaaagggaatcatacaatcaaagcttaaacacactacatcctaagatcctccacctaatctatcccatcctcaagaactaccacactactcagatccgaaaatcatcatcaaagatacaaactcagaaaacattgaaacaagcattcttagatagatacaaatgagatgaacaagtttgtagaagaaatcgaatgcaaaaactcaatgaattaaaagatatctggatacaaagtctcagaacgtttttggaggctaggtaaaaccttaggaaccaaaacgagataaaaaacTAAGATGTTCgagtgaaaacttaacaaaacctatttataggaaaaacatggaaatctctaaaacataaaacgacaatgtagaacgtcggttcgggaatcctTCTTGGATGCGTCTTCGGGACATAACCAGGACATCGGTTTCAGAGCGTCGATAGAGTCGCATCGTGAGAGTGTTAATCGAGTGGTGACGTAAGAGTGTCGATCAAGTCACGACGTGAGGGTGCTCAGaaactgtcgatcgagtcgcgacgtgagggtgctcagaaactgtcgatcgagtcgcgacgtgagggtgctcaggagctgctgatcgagttgcatcttgagggtgctcgggagccatcctgggacgtcttggtcgagttgcgtcttgagggtgctcggGAGCTAtcctgggacgtcttggtcgagtcgctgctaacatcagatcgagtgggagctctccTTTGCATGCGGGTCGAGTCGCGTCTTGACGGTGCTCGGGAGCTATCCTGGGACGActtggtcgagtcgctgctaacatccgatcgagtgggagctctccTTTGCATGCGGGTCGAGTCGGATTTCTGAACGTACATAGGATCCTTATTTgcatttgatggtttggacacctcctaaaacacctgaaacaactccaaaatGCAAGATGTgtgcaagaccaatgcaaaaactacctagatatgcatgttgtgcaaagagactaaaaacaatacaaagcaatgagttaagagaacaaaatgaatgacaaatgcatcatgaaaatgtgtaaaatatatacatatcaccAGTAAAGCTTGGCGGCACGTGAGTCAGGAGAGCTGAAAAAAACCGTACACCCTCTGATTTTATTTCCGCTGGGCTTGTGAGAGTACAACCACGTGGGTCTAGGACCTCATGAATCGTATTCTGAGCCAACCTTTCCCGAAGAGCATTATAGAAAGCTTTGGAATTCTTGTCACCAACATGGAGCCAATGCAGCTTAGATCGCTGCTTAAGGAACCGTTCCTCTATTCCTGTGACTTTCTCCCAACGGTCAAAAGCAAGAGACTCAGCCACAGTAGCCACAGATGACGGATCAGAGAGCGAGGCCAACTGCTTTTGACATAAGTCCTCATAAGCATCCACCGCACGAGCTGAGATATTAGACAACTCAGCACGACTCAGTTGGCGAAGCACAGGTTTAGGCCCTTTAAGTACTTCGTAAACCGGAACAAAGCAGAGGTGGAGGGAAAAAGAGTTGGCTGCGACTGCCAAAAATCAGCCAACAAAGGAAGAAACTCAGACTGTGACGCCATCACATTGGTAAACTTGAAAGGACCTTTAGGCTTCATAGTATCAGGAGCTAAACAGAAACGTCCTCGCAGATGGTCTGAGCAGCCACCTGACTCCATAACATAGTAAGACTGAGGGAAAGAGTTGGACCACGCACCATTATGAAGCACCCTATCCAGCTTCTTACACACAACACCACTGTGCCTTTTATTTGTCCATGTAAACGTCGGACCCTGATAACCCATCTCCTGAAACGAACAATAGCGAATAACCTCCTGAAAATCCCTCATCCCCAACGTAATAAAAGGAGCAATATCACTATTAGAATGCTCTGCGATATCCACCGTTTCGTTAAAATCTCCAAAAAGTAACCATGATTTACTTTGCAACAAGGCAAGATCATGTTGCTTCTTAATGTCCTGCCAGAGTGCATGTCTCGCTTCCGCAGTATTATAAGCATAGACAAAAGAACACCAAAAAACCTCAGAGAGGCCTTGTAACTGAATCTCGCAAGTAATAACTTGCCCACTCTTATGTAAAACTCGTAACTTAGATTGCTGCGTACTCAACACCCAAATCCGTCCCAACCGACTAAAATCATAATTAGAAACCAAATTCCACCCCGGGAAAACATTCTGCATCACTTGCTGCACTCTGTTTTCTTTCACCTTGGTTTCCACAATGCAACCGAACTGAAAATCATTTCGACGTACCCACTCCCTTATAACATTTTGCTTATTTGACTTATTCAAACCACGGATATTCCAAAAGAAACCTGACATTAAAAGTTGGCTTTGGTACCACGCTTAGTTGAATTTGGAGGAGCTACACTCTTCGACGATTGAGAGGATTCTGTTATAAATTTATGCGAGCTCTTAGATTAGCGTGGCAACTGAACACGGGAGGCCACAGAACCCTCTCGCTGCTCACCACCGACTCCCTGCTGTTTCACCGACCCCACAGAACTGTCAACAGTATTGTCAACATTTACCGTGGCATCCTTCTCTGTGTCGGCTGGAATCTCACCCTCCTCAACAGTATCTGCATTATCCCGAAGAGCATCAAACCTAGTTGGAGAAGAAATGCGAGCTCGCTCATACTCTAACTTCTTAGAAGCTGAAAGGGAACCGCGACCGCCAGAGCCCCGAACCTCTGTCCAATCATCTAGCTTTAGCTTTGATTCGATGATTAAGTCAGAACTTATGTTTTCTCCGACACAGAGAGGAGTCTCTAGTAGTGTCCCTTCTTTCTTCCCAGTCACGTAAGCtacatatccaaaaaaataaaataagaaaaagagtttCTGATAAACGCTCTCTTCAGAAACCTTATTCTCGgccaaaacaatatttaaaaactcATACCAGTTGAAAAATGGaggaaaagtttcaattttttgtattcttttccGAAGCTTATAAGAGCCTATCAGGTCCAAAAGCATTGACACTAAGGGCAGAGTCGTAtctgctattttagggtatttctattaattaattactacaGTTAGTTTGCAAGCAATGAAAAACCGagcaagaagaaacagaggaaacaccTGTCGTCGAATGTTGTACGACCTCCACAACTGACAATGACATCAACCTCATCACTAACCATGCCTGCTATTTCAGATTGGATCCCTAGATTGTCTTCTCCAATGTCTCCAATTACTGGAATCAACTTGCTCTTCATGAAAGCTTCATAAGAGCTCCCGTGCATCTGCTTCAGAAGCTTGAATAGATCCGAGCTTGAATAGAATCGTAGGTGTGGATAGTTAATTTTGATTATAACTATGTATATGTATGggtccaatttttttataacgCAAAATTTAATTGTAAACAAGTgataatcaaaattaatattattttgataaaataccCTATTGTAAAGATGCtctaaattaaaaggaaatacAAGTTTCAGTCACCcaaagtattttaaaaacaaaacacaacatatattcacccaaaaaaaacaaaacacaacatatcACACTGCTCTGCTTGAAAGAGCTTATTACAACCCATGACTGACAAATTTGGAAAACTCTCATTACGTTTCATGATTTTAGCTGAGTAATTGCTATCACATTCAAATAGTCAATGATCACTTTCTTTGACTGGATCTTTGCTAATAGAAATGCCTTTTGAGACCTGGAAGATGGATGTTAGCAATGTAATGCTCCCAGTTAATGCCTCTGATATCAAACTCAAACGTCTTTCTCTCTTCCACTGACAGCTCTTGTATCAGACTTGTTGTATTTGTATCGTCAAACCTTGTATTTTGACTTATGGGTCAGTAATCTGATACCTTTCCGctgaataaaagaaaacaaagaccaATTATGTTACTTACCGAGCTTGAAAGAACGTGTAAGGTTCATAAGTTCTTGCCAAGGACACAAAATAGTTTAGCTTCCTATATCCCTTCATGCTCAATCCTCCTCCTTCATTGTTAATCTTTCTTTCatgttttgttattgtgttCAATAAAGAGGAAGTGAAACCTTCTAAGGAAGTGTGGAATTTCATACGCACTAAGTCTGTCACTGTTTCTTCCAATGGAGAGTCACAAAGATATTGATGAGTGAGGTCCATCCACTCTCCAACTCGCAATGGATTCGAATGAGATGAAGAAGTGACATTGTAAACTTTGAACTCTGGGACACCACAACCATGCTTTGCCATGGCTGCTATTGCTGCATTCACAACCATGTCAACTGGAATAACATCTAATAAAGCTTGAGAATCTCCCCAGAAGTCAGAAATCTGGCCTTTGGCATAGGCCATGACGATTGGATCAGCCAttctgttttacaaaaaaaaaaaattaaaaccaaatcaaacaaaaaattcaataataacCACAAACAAATcccttgtattttttttttaaaccttatTCCTTGGATCCAGCCAGGGAAAGGCTCCTTGTAAGAGCTTTCGATAATACTAGGCCTTATGATCACTACAGGCAAATGTCCTCGATTGCTGTGAATTATAGTCTCCCCTATGGCTTTTGTGAATGTGTAACTGTTTTCCCAGCCATAGTGTTGAGCTCTGTTTCTCATAACATAACAgaaaatttcttgattttggtCCATAAGGAAGTGCATAaagtaaaatttattgtttgtttgtcctCACCTTTCAGTTCCAAGTTCTTTCAGTTTCTTGATTCCTTCACTGCCATGGAACTTTCTTACAGCTTCTGAAGCTAGTTTTAGCTCGGATCCGATGTTCAAGTCAGAAGTTATGTTTTCACCAATGCAGAGAGGTGTTTCTAGTACTATTCCCTCTTTCTTGCCAGTCACATAAgctatatatcaacaaaaaaatagtttctgAAACTTCTCTAAAAGAAACTTATTCTCACATAATGATAATTGAAAATTCATACCAGTTGAAAAGTGGAGGAAAAGTGTCAGTTTCTTGCACTCCTTTCCGAAGCTCAAAAGTCTACCAGGTCCAAGAGCATTGACAATTAGGGCAGAGTCGTATCTATTTCCGTTTGTTTGAATTGAAACCAAAGTTAATCAttacaattaattttaaaccaatgaAAACACAGagcaaataaaaacagagcaaattaaACACCTGTCGTCGAATGTTGTACGACCACCACAACTGATAATAACATCAACGTCATCTCTAACCATGTCTGCTATTTCAGGTTCGATCCCTAGATTGTCTTCTCCAATGTCTCCAATTACTGGAATCAACTTGCTCTTCATGAAAGCTTCATAAGAGCTCCCATGCATTTTCTTCAGAAGTTTGAACAGATCCGAGCTTATGATCTGTTTgagaaaagtaaaacaaaaggatACAAAATGTGAGAAGGAACCAACAAAATGGTTGAGAATGAAAACGTTTTAAACAGACCTCATCACAGAGTCTCTTGCTGGCTGATTCTTGATCTTTGGATCTTATCAGAAGGAATACCTTCCCAATCTCAGGACTTGCTCTCAATAATTTCTCAATCAACACTGCAGCAAACAATTTTCCAGTCCAGGAACCTGTTTACTTGTACAATAAGAAAACTCTAATTTAGGGTTTctcttacctttgccaagaaacCCTGTTCCACCCGTAACGAGATAACTTTTCCCTTTTAAAAAACGGACGATTCCAGTTCCTTCAGTGTCACTGCTTGTTTCTGCCTCAGGGCTCTCTAAGGACGTCACAACTTTCAAAGACCTCTCACGGTAACAACATGAAGTATGGACTCTACGAGTCGTCTGTGACAAACGAAAGTGGTGGTTAAGTTTGTCGGAGAAAGAGGCGACGAAGCTGAGACCATTCAATTTGATGGCGTTGCTTGTGGCAAGGAGATTTGTGCTAGCCATTTTTTAGTTACCAACAACAAGAGTAAACTTAAagcttttcatttgtttttttatatagagagaTCTACCTAAGAAGTAAGAACTAATACGGTTAGGTTATATGGTTGGACTTGTCCATTGACATTTACTATATTGTGTACTAAAAGAGTAGGAGGGACTGTCGACCCAAAAAAAGTGTAAGAGTATACACATCACATATGGATCGGTTTTGACAAGAAAGCCAAGAAGCTTTCTTGTAATGAACGGAACATATTGAATATATACTATCAAACTAATCAAAGCGTTTATAGGTGAACAAACCACTGTGTTTGAGTCTTTGAGTAGTTGAGTGCTTTATAATACTGAtgaacataattttgtgaaggTATCTTTCTAAGGGGATGAAACAATGTttttgttgggatacaaacgaATATTagaaataagtttttaatatataagccaagaccaaCTACAATTAGTATGAGACATTTTGGGAAAGAGTCCAATAAGAAATCCGTGAGGGTTGGACCACAGGAACCAAAGCGGACATTATCATACTAATAGGAGAGTTGCTTGGACTTGAAAAGCCCAACAATTAGTATTAGAACCTAGGTCGAAAATTGAACCTAAGGAATGTGTGTGGGCTCTGTGTTCCGTGTGGGAGGATTTCTCAAAAAATGACATAATTAAGGGTGCATCAAGAATACTTCGGAAATAAAAGGGTATCGGAACCTAGGTACCTGGGTTCATCGTGGTACATGGTTTGATGAGAggtttgttgggatacaaacaatgtcccacattggaaaattagaaaataagtttctaatatataagccaagaccaaTTTCAATTAGCATGAGATCTTTTGGGAAAAAACCCAATAAAAAATTTGTGAGGGTTAGACCATTGGACCCAAAACggttaatatcatatattaatacGAGAGTTAGCTTGGGCTTGAAGCCCaacaattttgttaatattcaAAATACAGAGCAATATGGTAAACATGTAAGCCTTCCTAAAAAGCGATTATTCTAATCGCTGTTGTTCTAGCTATAATTATTTTGTCAACCGTACTAATATAGTTAATTATACTCAATGATCttccaaaatccaaattaaatgTTCATTTTTGTGGCTTTCAACAAACAAGGATGAATTAAGAGAGTCGCTTGCCTTCTTCTCAATACCTATGGAAACATTGCGTTGGATCGTCACAGTGTCACTCAACTGGTATAAATATTGTTCGTTTGTGTTATAACAGTGTTGTGGCAGTTGGGAGTTTATGGAAACGAACTTTCGTGGTCATAAATGTTATTCCTACTGACTTTACCCTCAACAAATTTTCAATCATCAACATTGCAACAAACAATTTTCCAGCCCAATAAATCAGTTTACGTTTATACGGAAACAGGGATTGGTCGATTGTGTTGTGTATTGACAACGAATGTGAGTGTGAGAGTTGTACTCGGGGAGTAGCTAACTATAGAATATCACTTGTTTCTTGATTACATAAGAAAATACATATTCATACATACCGAagttttgaataaacaaaagaaatcaagaaaatacatataaaacaaGATCAATTCAGAACTTTATACAGTATAACTTACTCATATAACTCGCATCTTAAACCctagttaattaatatatttatgtatcaaattttttttttctatttctttggtGGTTAAAATTATGTATCGAATTCATAATTCGATGAAACCCTAATAAAACTTTTGAAAGATTAATCACATAGAATCGATGCTTCCAAAGTCATTCACATTGTAAAACCCATTCGAGAAAAATCCAGAAAAACCTGCCGACAACTGAGGCAAAAACATCTCTTCCCCAACCAACGGCTCGTAACAATCACCGACTCTACCATCGAACAGCTCCTGCTGATGGAGAACACGTGGCGTCAGATCCTCCGGCGTAGAGACCACGCACGGTGGCGGAGAAGGGTTGTGATCGGAGGAGGATGGGGAGTCGTAGATGGACTCCGGTTGAAGATCTACCGCGTCTTGGCCAGTCAGCTCTTGAACAAGCTCTCTGAACTTGGAAGCACAAGTCTGGACTCTCATGGGGTTTGAGATGTAACGGACTTTGATGGGtttgttcgtcttcttc from Camelina sativa cultivar DH55 chromosome 9, Cs, whole genome shotgun sequence encodes:
- the LOC104712327 gene encoding fatty acyl-CoA reductase 6, chloroplastic-like; protein product: MASTNLLATSNAIKLNGLSFVASFSDKLNHHFRLSQTTRRVHTSCCYRERSLKVVTSLESPEAETSSDTEGTGIVRFLKGKSYLVTGGTGFLGKVLIEKLLRASPEIGKVFLLIRSKDQESASKRLCDEIISSDLFKLLKKMHGSSYEAFMKSKLIPVIGDIGEDNLGIEPEIADMVRDDVDVIISCGGRTTFDDRYDSALIVNALGPGRLLSFGKECKKLTLFLHFSTAYVTGKKEGIVLETPLCIGENITSDLNIGSELKLASEAVRKFHGSEGIKKLKELGTERAQHYGWENSYTFTKAIGETIIHSNRGHLPVVIIRPSIIESSYKEPFPGWIQGIRMADPIVMAYAKGQISDFWGDSQALLDVIPVDMVVNAAIAAMAKHGCGVPEFKVYNVTSSSHSNPLRVGEWMDLTHQYLCDSPLEETVTDLVRMKFHTSLEGFTSSLLNTITKHERKINNEGGGLSMKGYRKLNYFVSLARTYEPYTFFQARFDDTNTTSLIQELSVEERKTFEFDIRGINWEHYIANIHLPGLKRHFY
- the LOC104712332 gene encoding sigma factor binding protein 1, chloroplastic-like, coding for MESSSSTFLTTTSLEQKNPSLVSRKSPKHKKKTNKPIKVRYISNPMRVQTCASKFRELVQELTGQDAVDLQPESIYDSPSSSDHNPSPPPCVVSTPEDLTPRVLHQQELFDGRVGDCYEPLVGEEMFLPQLSAGFSGFFSNGFYNVNDFGSIDSM